Proteins found in one Perca fluviatilis chromosome 9, GENO_Pfluv_1.0, whole genome shotgun sequence genomic segment:
- the LOC120565431 gene encoding C-type mannose receptor 2-like, which translates to MVKMQWSLFVFIVMGQCSSIGGQLYDYHFIGEEKTWKEAQEYCRTYHTDLATVANETDMKRLLNSTTAKHAKYQAGAWIGLQHNTTNTVWRWSQSGVEFNESESKWSDNQPDTEGCVNKDNCVWIEKNKWHDHSCDKKIFFICYDENKISSENIHISHQKMNWTDAQRFCRQNYTDLISGVKKLEEFKTQRQNYPKQPQNNAEPFWIGLFRDCWSWSDGSSFSFRSWDKDEPKKQDPEKTCAMTTSDGKWSADDCNKTKPFFCYNDSVILINQSMIWEDALYYCRDHYRDLVSITNQDDQRWVQERAKMASTPHVWLGLRYTCTLDFWFWVSDETVRYTNWDLPQPGDDCNMSGAMARNGTWVKLIDDDHKLNFICSK; encoded by the exons AT GGTGAAGATGCAGTGGAGTCTGTTTGTGTTCATTGTGATGG GTCAGTGTTCCTCCATTGGGGGTCAGCTGTATGACTACCACTTCATTGGAGAGGAGAAGACCTGGAAAGAAGCCCAGGAGTATTGCAGAACGTACCACACTGACCTGGCCACAGTGGCTAACGAGACAGACATGAAGAGACTCCTTAACTCCACGACTGCAAAGCATGCAAAGTATCAAGCCGGAGCCTGGATtgggctgcaacacaacacaacaaacaccgTGTGGCGCTGGTCTCAGTCAGGGGTGGAGTTCAACGAGAGTGAGAGTAAATGGTCTGACAATCAGCCGGATACTGAAGGCTGTGTCAATAAAGATAACTGTGTGTGGATAGAGAAAAACAAATGGCATGACCACTCTTgtgataaaaaaatttttttcatCTGCTATGACG AAAACAAGATATCCAGTGAAAACATTCATATCAGTCACCAGAAGATGAATTGGACAGACGCTCAGAGGTTCTGCAGACAAAATTACACTGACCTGATCAGTGGAGTCAAAAAGCTAGAAGAATTCAAGACACAGCGCCAGAATTATCCAAAACAGCCCCAGAATAATGCAGAACCTTTCTGGATCGGCCTGTTCAGAGACTGCTGGAGTTGGTCAGATGGGAGCAGTTTCTCCTTCAGATCCTGGGATAAAGATGAACCTAAGAAACAAGACCCTGAGAAGACATGTGCCATGACTACGTCAGATGGAAAATGGAGTGCTGATGACTGTAATAAAACCAAACCCTTCTTCTGCTACAACG ATTCAGTGATCCTGATCAACCAGAGCATGATCTGGGAGgatgcgttatattactgcaGAGATCACTATCGCGACCTTGTCTCCATCACCAACCAGGACGATCAGCGCTGGGTCCAGGAGAGAGCCAAGATGGCCTCCACTCCCCACGTGTGGCTGGGACTGCGCTACACCTGCACTCTGGACTTCTGGTTCTGGGTCAGTGACGAGACGGTCCGCTATACCAACTGGGACCTCCCCCAGCCTGGGGACGACTGCAACATGTCTGGAGCCATGGCCCGAAATGGAACTTGGGTCAAATTGATCGACGATGACCACAAGCTTAACTTCATCTGTTCCAAGTAA
- the LOC120565581 gene encoding macrophage mannose receptor 1-like, with protein sequence MAGQPDNQLNEENCVCMKMKMDNTWNDVSCSQSFGFICYENKKPNKTFHIIDNKMKMNWTDAQSFCRKNYTDLISGVNQIELFKTQYQNDTVHWNGNDYFWIGLFRDTFWSWSDGSSFSFRSWDKGQPKKTCAMTTSNGNWSSDHCNKTKPFFCYNDSVILINQSMIWEDALYYCRDHYGDLVFITNQDDQRWVQERAKMASTPYVWMGLRYTCTLDFWFWVSDETVHYKNWALPQSGNDCNMSGAMDRNGTWVKLIDDDHQLNFICSK encoded by the exons ATGGCAGGACAGCCGGATAATCAACTCAATGAGGAGAACTGTGTGTGCATGAAGATGAAGATGGATAACACATGGAATGACGTCTCTTGTTCTCAGTCCTTTGGTTTTATCTGCTACG AAAACAagaaacccaacaaaacatttcatatcATTGACAATAAGATGAAGATGAACTGGACAGACGCTCAGAGCTTCTGCAGAAAGAATTACACTGACCTGATCAGTGGAGTCAACCAGATAGAACTCTTCAAGACTCAGTACCAGAATGATACAGTACACTGGAACGGTAATGATTATTTCTGGATCGGCCTGTTCAGAGACACTTTCTGGAGTTGGTCAGATGGGAGCAGTTTCTCTTTCAGATCCTGGGATAAAGGTCAACCTAAGAAGACATGTGCTATGACTACGTCAAATGGAAATTGGAGCTCTGATCACTGTAATAAAACCAAACCCTTCTTCTGCTACAACG ATTCAGTGATCCTGATCAACCAGAGCATGATCTGGGAGGATGCGTTATACTACTGCAGAGATCACTATGGCGACCTTGTCTTCATCACCAACCAGGACGATCAGCGCTGGGTCCAGGAGAGAGCCAAGATGGCCTCCACTCCCTACGTGTGGATGGGACTGCGCTACACCTGCACTCTGGACTTCTGGTTCTGGGTCAGTGACGAGACGGTCCACTACAAGAACTGGGCCCTCCCCCAGTCTGGGAACGACTGCAACATGTCTGGAGCCATGGACCGAAATGGAACTTGGGTCAAATTGATCGACGATGACCACCAGCTTAACTTCATCTGTTCCAAGTAA
- the LOC120565580 gene encoding macrophage mannose receptor 1-like, with amino-acid sequence MVKMQWSLLVFIVMGQCSSIGGQLYDYHFIGEKKTWKEAQEYCRKNHTDLATVSNQTDMQRLLNSTTAQYPAGAWIGLQRDWRWSRPGVEYNKSKWFPGQPNNFNNQKNCVWVKDDTWDDASCTEKHKCICYDDKQKTFSFSSSEMNWTEAQSNCRKTHTDLISGVKQLEDFKTQRRKEAEPFWIGLFRKSYWSWSDGSSFSFRSWDKDKQNPEKTCAMTTINGKWSSDDCNKTRPFFCYKDACLALSSIAAVSSLLSGQCSSIGGQLCDYHFIGEKKTWKEAQEYCRKNHTDLATVSNQAGMKSLLGSTTAQFRAGAWIGLQRDWRWSRPGVEFNESKWFAGQPNNLKNRENCVWMKDDTWDDASCNERHKCICYDDKQKTFSVSSSEMTWTKAQRYCRKTHTDLISGVKQLEDFKTQRRKEAEPFWIGLFRKSYWSWSDGSSFSFRSWDQDKQYPEKTCAMTTINGNWSSDDCDEKKTFFCYNDSVILINQSMIWEDALYYCRDHHGDLVSITNLDDQLGQRAKIASTPKLLAGTALHLHSGLLVLGQWPKRQSHYKNWALPSLGRATQHVWSHGREGLRSKDRPDATQV; translated from the exons AT GGTGAAGATGCAGTGGAGTCTGTTAGTGTTCATTGTGATGG GTCAGTGTTCCTCCATTGGGGGTCAGCTGTATGACTACCACTTCATTGGAGAGAAGAAGACCTGGAAAGAAGCCCAGGAGTATTGCAGAAAGAACCACACTGACCTGGCCACAGTGTCTAACcagacagacatgcagagaCTCCTTAACTCCACGACTGCACAGTATCCAGCCGGAGCCTGGATTGGGCTGCAGCGAGACTGGCGCTGGTCTCGGCCAGGGGTGGAGTACAACAAGAGTAAATGGTTTCCAGGACAGCCGAATAATTTCAACAATCAGAAGAACTGTGTGTGGGTGAAGGATGACACATGGGATGACGCCTCTTGTACTGAAAAGCATAAATGTATCTGCTATGACG ACAAACAGAAGACATTTTCTTTCAGTTCCTCTGAGATGAACTGGACGGAGGCTCAGAGCAACTGCAGAAAAACTCACACTGACCTGATCAGTGGAGTCAAACAGCTAGAAGACTTCAAGACACAGCGCCGGAAAGAAGCAGAACCTTTCTGGATCGGCCTGTTCAGAAAGTCTTACTGGAGTTGGTCAGATGGGAGCAGTTTCTCTTTCAGATCCTGGGATAAAGATAAACAAAACCCTGAGAAGACATGTGCTATGACTACGATAAATGGAAAATGGAGCTCCGATGACTGTAATAAAACCAGACCCTTCTTCTGCTACAAGG ATGCTTGTCTAGCTCTCAGCTCCATCGCTGCAGTTTCTTCTCTGTTATCAGGTCAGTGTTCCTCCATTGGGGGTCAGCTGTGTGACTACCACTTCATTGGAGAGAAGAAGACCTGGAAAGAAGCCCAGGAGTATTGCAGAAAGAACCACACTGACCTGGCCACAGTGTCTAACCAGGCAGGCATGAAGAGCCTCCTCGGCTCCACGACTGCACAGTTTCGAGCTGGAGCCTGGATTGGGCTGCAGCGAGACTGGCGCTGGTCTCGGCCAGGGGTGGAGTTCAACGAGAGTAAATGGTTTGCAGGACAGCcgaataatttaaaaaatcgtGAGAACTGTGTGTGGATGAAGGATGACACATGGGATGACGCATCTTGTAATGAAAGGCATAAATGTATCTGCTATGACG ACAAACAGAAGACATTTTCTGTCAGTTCCTCTGAGATGACCTGGACAAAGGCTCAGAGGTACTGCAGAAAAACTCACACTGACCTGATCAGTGGAGTCAAACAGCTAGAAGACTTCAAGACACAGCGCCGGAAAGAAGCAGAACCTTTCTGGATCGGCCTGTTCAGAAAGTCTTACTGGAGTTGGTCAGATGGGAGCAGTTTCTCTTTCAGATCCTGGGATCAAGATAAACAATACCCTGAGAAGACATGTGCTATGACTACGATAAATGGAAATTGGAGCTCTGATGactgtgatgaaaaaaaaaccttcttCTGCTACAACG ATTCAGTGATCCTGATCAACCAGAGCATGATCTGGGAGGACGCGTTATACTACTGCAGAGATCACCATGGCGACCTTGTCTCCATCACCAACCTGGACGATCAGCTGGGTCAGAGAGCCAAGATAGCCTCCACTCCTAAATTATTGGCTGGGACTGCGCTACACCTGCACTCTGGACTTCTGGTTCTGGGTCAGTGGCCAAAGAGGCAGTCCCACTACAAGAACTGGGCCCTCCCCAGTCTGGGGCGAGCTACCCAACATGTCTGGAGCCATGGACGAGAGGGACTTAGGTCAAAAGATCGGCCCGATGCCACACAAGTTTAA